The DNA segment CAAACGAAATTTGATAATAATTCAATAtacttttaaaactaaaaaattgaataaagttatggataattaaaaattaagtattaaaattgtgtaaaaagatgttcaaagatcAAAATTAATGATGATTAATAGTTCAGAAACTAAACTAaaattagaaaccaaaattgcagattttttaaaatataattaccaaaattacaataatttttttttaaaaaaaaagcataTCTCACACGTGATTTTGAAGTATAGAATTTAATATTTCTCCTACAtataaagagaaagagagagggaGACCTGGTGAGGCAGATGAACAACAAAACTTTTCTTCATCAACGTGCTTCACATCAAGCCCAATAAACCAGGCTCCTGCGCTAACATCAGCATGCCCATATGTACCAAGAATAAACCTGACAACTCAAAAGTACATATTCAATCTCCAGTTGCATCAACAttaacttcctaacttgaataTGCTGCACCAAGAAGAGTGTGTCCTCACttgtttattgaaataaattttgcCAGAGCTCCAGATATTACATACATCTCTCCTGATACATGACGAAAGTATCTGTCGGAAAGTAGACATCGATTTAATAACTTTATATATTGGGTTTCACATCTCAATTTCACTGAAACTGCTCGTTTACGTTTTTTTGTCACCAAATTTCCACCATTCTGCTTCATGCCATTTATGGTTCCTGTTGAAGTTCAAAGTCGACAATGGTATTAGAATCATACCattaataacataaattttCAGAAAACTGTATTCCATAAGGGTACTCACGGTTCAGAGAAAACTTTTCCTGATTTCATGCACCCAATGTAAACACGAGGTTTGTCCAAATGAGTGGTAAGTGTAGCTCCGAAGGCACCTGCTGAAGAAGAAATAAGTAATTTCCAAGGCATTTTAGACACTAAAAAATGGATTTGGACTGAGAGTAAACAAACTGACGTATGTTTACGTAAACATCATCATTCACTTTAGCATAAAAGTAAGCATCCCATTTCTCTGCAGCTTCAGCAAAGAACAGTTTAGACTTCATTGGGAGCTCCTCATTTGGTTCTACATAATCATCCTGCTAACAACCCACAATAAACGGAACAAACTATCACAATAGCAGGTTAAGAACCTATGCCTCAAACTATTCATTTAAACATTTCATAACTTAACATAGTCATTGACGCTCTGTTCAAATGTGCAGAAGCGGTGACAAATTTCTTAAACCAGAATCCGCAATCATGTCATATATCCTAATAAATTGGAAAAATGTAAAGAATATTGATGAAGCAAAAATCTTGATTTAGTTATACGCACAAGGATTACGAAGTCATTATTCTGCCAATTCTCACGATCGATGTCCTCGTTCAGATTGTCCCCACGATTTGCACTGCAACATTACATATATTTGTCAAAAAAGATTCCAGTTCCAGCTGCAAAATGTTTACTCCCAAAACCAGAACAGAATAATTCAAAAAATGAGAATTCAAACCTTCTTCCAATAACAAATCGTGTGATAATTCCCTTTgtttcttccatttttttcaAAGCTGTACCTGCATAGAGTTAATCTATTAAGCATTCTTTCGCAAATTTTCCTTTGTAGTATCTATAAATAGAAGATTAGTTAGGATCATGGACACTTTGTGATCCCGAACTGTCCAATCGTTTTTTCAAATAATCCAAGAAAACGGTATAATCtaatattacattttttctcctaccattataagaaaatattaaataaaaattggtaTACTTACCAGTTCCCATCCATGCTCTACGAATTGCATCTCTACTGTTTTTGCTGCCAAAGTTGGTAAAAATTCCAATAACCACCAATGGCTTTCTCTTAGAGTAAGTCTTATTAGTCTCTATCGCATGATTAGAAACAAAACCCTCCTTTCTAGCTGTAGAAAGCTCCATCTCAAGGGTATCAAGCTTCTTACGTTCTTCCCTAACCATTATGCATTTCCACATTATGGGCAtcaaagaaattaagaaatttaagaacattattattagttaaattatatggtaattaagtttttttttctcatattttacGCTTTGATTTAATTTACCTGCAGGCTATGACTTTCAATGTATCGTCCACTGATAATGAAGATTCTCCCTAGTCGTAAAAACATTGCGGTCAATTTAGGAAACCAAAAACCAGAAAGAGAGATTCAAATCAatatcttaataaataaatgaagtgCATTTCAAAATCTTACTAGTTCATTCTAAACACAATCTGTAGTTAATACAATTAatctaaattttattatgtttgttTACTGCAAAAAAGAAAGTAAcctttttaattaaaagtagTTTCTGTTTTCTACCACATCTATTTTGTTTAGTGATAGGTTgacattgaaaagaaaaaaataaacattcgCTAAAAACTataataagtaattattttattaaaaaaatatttactctAGAATAGTTTAAATAAATATGGAATAATATAAAATACCAATGCCATTAAGCAAATATAGAATATAAAAATGTTTCTCAACActctttaaagaaaaaaaatcacccTATATAGAATATCAAGACAAGGTAAGAAATCAACTAATGAATGACTAGGTGGAGTGTCTGCGAAGAGTTTCCTTTTTCTTTGTCACATCACATTGTTCGTAAAGTAACGTATTAGCTTTTACTTTTTGTGTATGTCCATGTCCCATACAGTATTCCAAAACTGATAACCATTGATTAATTTGTGCCCTTAGAACGTGATTTCAACTCACAAAGCATTACTCTAACACTGCGAAAATCGATCTAAAACCATTGCACAACTATTAGTGCAAAAAACTTGGTTAACATATGACTAGTTTTCAGCCAGAAACTTAACAGTTTCAAGGACTTTCTTCTAGTTACatcttttttttaacatttatacAGTTCGAATTTGAAATGTTGAATTCTACTTGCAGAAAAGACATGATTATTGtgcatatttttaaaatgaaacctaataaaataaatcataaattgaACATATATGTGTGCTAGTATTATTGTACCTGCCCTATAAACTTCTCAAGCTCTTTTACGAGATAAATCCTGTCCTCAGTGTTCTGCCATAATCTAGcgaagaaaagattaagaacTTCAGTAACGTAGCTTGCTGAAAGTTGTACTTTTCTCGTggtaaaacaaaagaaacattGAAAACAGAAACTCAACCAATTCTTAATGCACATAGaaataagaaaatgaaaaagaaaacctTCCAGCAACGTAGATAGACGCAAAAGAAGCAATCATGCATATGAGGAGAGAAGGCATGGTGGATCGATGAATCATATTAGAAAGCCTTTTGGTCGATCTGATGAAGTGTGAAATTTAAATGCAGAGAGTGTAGCGAGAGAGAAGCAACGAGGGATATGAGGATGGTGAGAGTATGGTTGGTGTATGACTTTCTGTAACGGGTGCAGCTCACCAATCACCAACACTTTGCCTCTGCTTGCTTTCTTAATATTGTTGTATTTGGTGAAATATATATGCTTCCTTTTCACGAGTTATGTTaattttaagtgtttttttgtATAGTGTCATTTATGTTGTGTTTCTTTCTAAACATGCACTATTCAAGCGAAAATCCTAAAAGCAGAATTAAAAACACTAAAAACAAGGTGATTATCTGACACTCAAATTAGTAAGAGCTTAGAGAGATATAAGAATATTCAAGTGAATGAATGAGATTAAGTGAATACTACCTCTAGaataaaactatatttatagatttttggGCATAGATTAATATCTAATCAGGTTGTAATCAAATATTAAGTTTATTAGTCTGTTATCAATATTGAATTGATTTGTACCGATCATTTTAATCTAGTCCATATAATTGTTGGTGTTGAGGGAATAAAACAGAGCAAGATATTTGTGaacagaaaatatatattttatttcactgctatttttcaaataaaaatacaatctctctaaatagtcttacaatagacttctcaaattctaccttctctatcataaaacctatactataatttacatttaaatcatagtataaatgacattctaaactagaattaaagataataattattggCTATTCAAATGCTAAAATAAAACTGATGACGGCTGACGACTTTGAGTTTAATGCTAACAAATTCCCCCTTAAACTCAAACCtttcatatttttcattttgattgTTATCGCTCACactttatattttttccttACCCCAACTGCCtccaatattatatttttccagTAGCCACCATACTGTCCTTGATTAGAAGCAacttcaattttcttcattgCACCAATCCGTGcagaattttgaattgaattacttttaattttccaaacaaaatcTTCTCCACTTTCATCCTTTGAATTAAAAGGATTTAAGAAAGACTTTGACTTCAATGAGCTTCGAAGATAATGATTATACCATATTTCCCTTTCAGATGATGTCTCAACACCATTCCATTTATGGTCTTCTCCTAAATCAAAACCATTATTTTCAAGTAAAACAGATGAACCAAAAGGGGCTTTTAATTTGAATTGTAATTcattcaccttttctttttgtgcCAAAAGCAACAAATGGAGTTCTTCAAGTTGATTGACTCTACTTTCCTTGTCTTCAtatcaacatatttttcttccaattttgtAAACCTTTTTTCCAGGTTATCATATTTTGCTTCAACACTCTCCAATAATTTTCCCATACTGAGAATATTATTCTTCAAGTCAGGTACATAAATTTCTGTGACATTTTCTTTGGATTTAAAGGCAATGTGCTCCTCCTCCATTGATTGAGAGCAAAACTTTTTCCCTTCATTTCAACTTTAAACAAATCTCTGCCATCAACATCTTTGATTAAACAATGTTTTTTTTCAAACATCACCTTATAGCCTTTTTCCAACAATTGACCAACACTCAAAAGATTTTGATCAATCTCGGGCACAAAAAGAACATCTGTAATGATTTTTATACCTTTATAGCTTGTGATAGCTATTGTGCCTTTTCCTTTTACTGCAAGGTGTTCACCATTTCCAATCCTCACCCTTTTAATATCAGTAGTTCTCAATTCCTTGAAGAGTTCCTTGTCATGTGTCATGTGGTTGGTGCAGCCACTGTCAATTAACCAAGGTGCACTTGAAATATTGCTGCAAAAACCAGTTGCAACGAAAAGTACATCCTCCTCCTCATTTGCAATTTGAGCATCTACATCTTGTTGCTcactttggtttctacaaatgatTGCTTCATGcccaagttgattgcacttgttgcACTTAGCATCAGGTCTTCTCCAACACTTAAACGGTGAATGACCTAACTTGTTGCAATGCTTACAAGGAGGATAATTTCTACCTTTGTTTCTCCAACCACCTTCATGTTTGACTAGTAAGGCTCCTTCTATTGCTCCATCTTCTCTCATGGCTCTCctttgttcttgttcttgtaAAGCATTTAAGAGCTCTACAAGAGAAATCTTTGATAGGTCCTTTGTGTTCTCCAGGGTTGTTATGGTGGCTTCAAACCTCTCTGGAACTGTTACAAGCAGTTTTTCCACAATTCTTGAATCTTTTAACACAGATCCAAGCAACCTCACTTTGTTAGCAATGCTTAGAAGTATGTCCAAGTACTCTTTTACAGATTCCGACTCCTTCATTCTCTGCAATTCAAACTCTCTGATTAGATTCAGAGTTTGCATTCCACGAATCCTCTCATCACCTTCATATTCTGCCTTGAGTTAATCCCAGATTTCTTTTGCTGACTTCAAGGACATTATCCTTGTGAATACCATAGGAGATACAACTACAAATAAACATGCTTTTGCCTTtgatttctttatatttttttccttctgTGATTTTATTTGTGCCACCGTAGGGTTTTCTGGAAGGGACTGAATTTCATAGTCCTCTTCTACAGCTTCCcataaatccaatgcttctaggTAGGTCTCCATACGAACAACCCACATTTGATAATTGTCTCCATCAAAGACAGGTGGTGCCATTGCTGAAAAATTTGATCCTCCTTCCATTGGTGCACTCTACTAACCTCACAGATCCCTCAAGAaaatagctctgataccaattgttggtgTTGAGGGAATAAAACAGAGCAAGATATTTGTGaacagaaaatatatattttatttcactgctacttttcaaataaaaatacaatctctctaaatagtcttacaatagacttctcaaattctaccttctctatcataaaacctatactataatttacatttaaatcatagtataaatgacattcaaaactagaattaaagataataattattggCTATTCAAATGCTAAAATAAAACTGATGACGAATGACGGCTTTGATTTTAATGCTAACAATAATGTCCTTTTCGGGAGCTAGAGGAAATGCATCTCAAGTACACCAATTAGTAGGTAAGAGAGGATTAATGTTGGATCCACAAGGACAAATGATTGATTTACCTATTCAAAGCCATTTACACAAAGGGCTAtctttaacaaaatatataatttcatgcTATGGAGCTCGTAAAGGGGTTGTAGATACTGTTGTACGAACATCAGATGCTGGATATCTTACACGTAGACTTGTTGAAGTGGTTCAACATATTGTTATACGTCGAACAGGTTGTGGTACCATTTGAGGAATTTCAGTGAATACCCAGAATGAAATGATGCTGGAAAGTACTTGGACACAAACAATAATTGGTTGTGTATTAACAGACGATATATACAGAGGTTCACGATGCATTGTCGTTAGAAATCAAGATATTGGAATTCGACTTTTCAATCAATTGAAAACCTTTCAAATACAACCAATATCTATACGAAATCCTTTTACCTGTAGGAATACATCTTGGATTTGTCGATTGTGTTAAGGCCAAAGTTCGTAACAGAATCAGTTTCAAGAGAATTCGAGTTATTCATATTTGTAGGTGGTTTTATCATGTTTTACAAAGCTAGTAATATTATATCATTATATTTTGGTATTGCGTAGTATACAAGCCTCCTAAACTCGAGAGTTTTCAGGGTGATTATCGAACTTTATTTTGAACTTTTATTCTGGTCATATTTTTGACGGAGTATTGAAAAATATGTCGTATTTTCACAATTCTTAGATTGGACTTTACAACCATTCATATAGCTTGGTGGCTTGATGGGCCGAACTTAATGTAAttattgttagaatgtatgactttaaactagaggggggggggggtgaatggtttaaagagggttttcacaatctttttagtctagaatgaaattcctttaagaaaacttgatttagaattcagtttgccaaaaacacaaagcaatttagcacaacaccagaaaaaaaatcggttgtctataccagttaacaaatataaattgaaattaaagagtttaagggatagagaaattgca comes from the Phaseolus vulgaris cultivar G19833 chromosome 8, P. vulgaris v2.0, whole genome shotgun sequence genome and includes:
- the LOC137824357 gene encoding hydroxyproline O-galactosyltransferase HPGT1-like isoform X1, which gives rise to MIHRSTMPSLLICMIASFASIYVAGRLWQNTEDRIYLVKELEKFIGQGESSLSVDDTLKVIACREERKKLDTLEMELSTARKEGFVSNHAIETNKTYSKRKPLVVIGIFTNFGSKNSRDAIRRAWMGTGTALKKMEETKGIITRFVIGRSANRGDNLNEDIDRENWQNNDFVILQDDYVEPNEELPMKSKLFFAEAAEKWDAYFYAKVNDDVYVNIRAFGATLTTHLDKPRVYIGCMKSGKVFSEPNHKWHEAEWWKFGDKKTYFRHVSGEMYVISGALAKFISINKFILGTYGHADVSAGAWFIGLDVKHVDEEKFCCSSASPGALCAVV
- the LOC137824357 gene encoding hydroxyproline O-galactosyltransferase HPGT1-like isoform X2, whose protein sequence is MIHRSTMPSLLICMIASFASIYVAGRLWQNTEDRIYLVKELEKFIGQGESSLSVDDTLKVIACREERKKLDTLEMELSTARKEGFVSNHAIETNKTYSKRKPLVVIGIFTNFGSKNSRDAIRRAWMGTGTALKKMEETKGIITRFVIGRSANRGDNLNEDIDRENWQNNDFVILDDYVEPNEELPMKSKLFFAEAAEKWDAYFYAKVNDDVYVNIRAFGATLTTHLDKPRVYIGCMKSGKVFSEPNHKWHEAEWWKFGDKKTYFRHVSGEMYVISGALAKFISINKFILGTYGHADVSAGAWFIGLDVKHVDEEKFCCSSASPGALCAVV